The Chionomys nivalis chromosome 20, mChiNiv1.1, whole genome shotgun sequence genome includes a region encoding these proteins:
- the Ccdc110 gene encoding LOW QUALITY PROTEIN: coiled-coil domain-containing protein 110 (The sequence of the model RefSeq protein was modified relative to this genomic sequence to represent the inferred CDS: deleted 2 bases in 1 codon) yields the protein METSESSNEGYTDGADNSACHLVECPTASSSATESVSLPDPIAPSGGHRGCGRPESLPRFLTFPGYLPAPPKAVLGSVPEKHLKEEDEVDSVLLSASKILNSSEGVKECGVSEPEYGRISEPENQIQPQSALKALQHQLQSFQALRMQTLQNVSMVQSEISEILNKSIVEVETPQLNSEKTVVFSMRPERDLPNEKQEEMLSIKKSHFEDPKTLHSLAENVSSNNSSSISQSINIPPQIQVKDMLPLESLRTAAHNPPPNTAVGALDQPDTVKILSLHGILPPVPQTVPPHTVPVTLDKSTITAPFQKHEFCENLDDICHSIKQMKEELQKSSDRELALTNELHTFQADANTQSHARYELFPIQSSKLNFIQETNVEGNLSEDLKSKRISELEALVSKLLPLRETVSTLHLNFCRKCKKLSRNEICRGKRNEKSKDIPITSKNIVDLKFHSRAPRHTLSFLDPVKHERKDKEEQPLAVNQGSITFETEKTPKDTCVTEQCVAKIHYLQNYLKESMQNQKKVTELENENLALRTKMKPLIFTTQSLIQRVETYEKQLRSLVEEKSVLQAKLAKAAEENNGCLRELKKIVSTYNVLQGQHKMLEEKNSQLSLEKQQMTETVDHLKGRDHKSQNDMAVLKNENNRMNIEIEAMKTNMLLLQDEREMLEKNMYQLLKDRGSLESDLKESELEMLQLKEKERLAKAEQQSLLHMLEAAKTENRNLEATLQESASARQTLERELEAFQTYQSAAEENLRKEIKSAKSETSIYKNNLAEISKECEMLSKMVMEIKTDNQILKEELKKHSQENTKFENSISRLTEDKVLLENYARSIENERDTLEFEMRNLQREYLSLSDRVSSHNNSPTKSASISRREKFYFDNHAAYEDASSPRSRHLAPDLRGIPHKLYQRLPSKICK from the exons ATGGAGACCAGCGAGTCTTCAAATGAAGGCTACACTGATGGAGCAGACAACAGTGCTTGCCACCTGGTAGAATGTC CTACAGCCTCCAGCTCTGCTACAGAGTCAGTGTCTCTACCTGACCCCATCGCGCCCTCCGGTGGCCACCGAGGGTGTGGGCGACCCGAATCTCTTCCCCGTTTCCTCACCTTCCCAGGCTACCTTCCAGCTCCT CCAAAAGCTGTGCTCGGTTCTGTTCCAGAAAAGCATCTTAAGGAAGAGGATGAAGTTGACTCCGTTCTCCTGTCAGCATCCAAGATCCTGAATTCCTCTGAGGGGGTAAAAGAGTGTGGGGTCAGTGAACCAG AATATGGCCGCATATCAGAACCAGAAAATCAAATCCAACCACAGTCAGCACTGAAA GCCCTCCAGCATCAGCTGCAGTCGTTTCAAGCTCTGCGGATGCAGACTCTACAGAACGTCAGCATG GTACAGTCTGAAATCAGCGAGATATTGAACAAAAGTATTGTTGAAGTAGAGACCCCACAACTGAACTCAGAAAAAACTGTAGTATTCAGCATGCGCCCTGAAAGGGATCTG CCTAATGAGAAgcaagaagaaatgctttctaTCAAGAAAAGTCATTTTGAGGACCCTAAGACTCTTCATTCATTGGCAGAAAATGTTAGTAGTAATAATAGCAGCAGTATCTCTCAAAGCATAAATATTCCACCCCAGATACAGGTCAAAGACATGTTACCTCTGGAGAGTCTGAGAACTGCCGCACATAACCCACCTCCCAACACAGCAGTGGGCGCTTTGGACCAGCCTGACACAGTGAAGATTCTCAGTCTTCATGGGATTCTACCGCCCGTTCCCCAGACTGTGCCGCCTCACACTGTGCCTGTGACTCTGGATAAATCCACAATCACCGCACCTTTTCAGAAGCATGAATTTTGTGAGAACCTAGATGATATCTGTCACTCTATTAAACAGATGAAAGAAGAGCTTCAAAAGTCGAGCGACAGGGAGCTGGCGCTTACAAATGAACTTCACACTTTCCAGGCAGATGCAAATACGCAAAGTCACGCGAGATACGAGCTGTTTCCCATTCAGAGTTCAAAACTGAACTTTATTCAGGAAACAAACGTGGAAGGTAACCTAAGTGAAGACCTCAAGTCAAAGAGAATTTCTGAATTAGAAGCTTTAGTGAGTAAATTACTCCCACTCAGGGAAACAGTGTCAACattgcatttaaatttttgtaggaAATGTAAAAAATTATCTAGGAATGAAATATGCCGGGggaaaaggaatgagaaaagtAAAGACATCCCTATCACCAGCAAGAATATTGTGGATTTAAAATTCCACTCCCGAGCTCCAAGGCACACTTTGTCATTCCTTGACCCAGTAAAACACGAAAGGAAGGACAAAGAAGAACAACCACTTGCAGTGAACCAAGGATCGATAACGTTTGAAACGGAGAAGACACCCAAAGACACCTGTGTCACTGAGCAGTGTGTTGCCAAGATTCACTACCTACAGAATTACCTAAAAGAATCCATGCAGAACCAGAAAAAAGTGACAGAACTGGAGAATGAAAACCTGGCCCTTAGGACCAAAATGAAGCCCCTCATCTTCACCACCCAATCGCTGATACAGAGGGTTGAAACCTACGAAAAGCAGTTGAGGTCTCTGGTTGAAGAAAAGAGCGTCCTCCAGGCCAAGTTAGCTAAAGCGGCGGAAGAAAACAACGGCTGCCTCAGGGAACTGAAGAAAATCGTCAGCACCTACAACGTCCTCCAAGGCCAACACAAAATGCTAGAGGAAAAAAACAGTCAACTTTCCCTGGAAAAGCAACAGATGACAGAAACAGTGGATCACTTGAAGGGTAGGGACCACAAGTCCCAAAACGACATGGCCGTTCTCAAAAACGAAAACAATAGAATGaatatagaaatagaagcaaTGAAAACGAACATGCTGCTGCTACAAGACGAAAGAGAAATGCTAGAAAAAAACATGTACCAACTCCTGAAAGACAGAGGCTCGCTGGAGAGCGACCTGAAGGAGAGCGAGCTGGAGATGCTACagctaaaggagaaagagagactggCTAAAGCCGAACAGCAGTCTCTTCTGCACATGCTCGAAGCGGCTAAAACCGAAAATCGGAATCTCGAGGCAACATTACAAGAGTCGGCTTCTGCCAGGCAGACCCTGGAAAGAGAACTGGAGGCCTTCCAAACCTACCAGTCGGCTGCGGAAGAGAATCTCCGGAAAGAAATCAAAAGTGCCAAATCGGAGACGAGCATTTACAAAAACAACTTGGCGGAGATCAGCAAGGAATGTGAGATGTTATCCAAAATGGTCATGGAAATCAAGACGGACAACCAGATCCTGAAGGAGGAGCTTAAGAAACACAGCCAAGAGAACACCAAGTTTGAAAACAGCATCAGCCGGCTCACTGAAGACAAGGTGCTTCTGGAAAACTACGCGCGGAGCATAGAAAACGAGAGGGACACGTTGGAATTTGAGATGCGGAATCTTCAGCGAGAGTATCTGAGTCTAAGTGACAGAGTCTCCAGTCACAACAACAGCCCAACAAAGTCAGCTTCGATTTCAAGAAGAGAGAAATTCTACTTTGACAACCATGCTGCCTATGAAGACGCTTCCAGTCCTAGGAGTAGGCATTTGGCTCCCGAtttgagag ggaTTCCACATAAACTGTATCAACGGCTTCCATCCAAGATATGTAAATAA